A genomic window from Salvia miltiorrhiza cultivar Shanhuang (shh) chromosome 5, IMPLAD_Smil_shh, whole genome shotgun sequence includes:
- the LOC131026519 gene encoding kinase-interacting family protein-like: MVAKAEKSAAGDAAAAPSNHQSRRRRGFNKPSWLLCAIADLDERMKMLTRKTPKGKSPDSFSERANSYYHERPQLLALLDDLYNGYLSLADRYCQVLAKSQQQQQQKPQSRCTSPNPRVKCEDVDEGDSGEVIDSDAESSLSFQPPAVAPVDADMLVADLVMKTVEYDIVENELAAVEKRWSESSRKMELQKNLLDVLESERLILLNDNATLGYRVSALADENKGLASESMFLKRKAAELARCMLKTREDHRVCLLSRKIEDLQGQIHGLEKRNKEYYEQLVKQEEKGVLVSKGTSKSSKGGEEVNLEDCFRVGGGGGGVGAIKLSKCFSFNIKKVDQNAGGDLDSRKGSKLWDKVKKLDLFQCGSHFDAATY, encoded by the exons ATGGTGGCCAAGGCTGAGAAATCCGCCGCCGGAGACGCCGCCGCCGCGCCGTCGAATCACCAGTCACGCCGGAGAAGAGGCTTCAACAAACCATCTTGGCTTCTCTGCGCCATTGCTG ATTTGGATGAGAGGATGAAGATGCTGACAAGGAAAACACCTAAAGGAAAGAGTCCTGATAGCTTCTCTGAGAGGGCTAACTCTTACTACCACGAGCGGCCCCAGCTTCTGGCGTTGCTCGATGACTTGTACAACGGGTACCTCTCGTTGGCAGACCGTTACTGCCAGGTACTCGCCAAGagccagcagcagcagcagcagaagcctCAGAGCCGGTGCACTTCCCCTAATCCACGTGTGAAATGTGAGGACGTGGATGAAGGGGACAGCGGAGAAGTGATTGACTCTGATGCTGAGAGCTCGCTGTCTTTCCAGCCTCCAGCCGTGGCGCCCGTTGATGCTGACATGCTCGTTGCAGACTTGGTGATGAAGACGGTGGAGTATGACATCGTTGAGAACGAGCTAGCTGCGGTGGAGAAGAGGTGGAGCGAGTCATCGAGGAAGATGGAGCTGCAGAAGAACCTGCTGGATGTGCTGGAGTCGGAGAGGCTGATCCTGCTGAATGACAACGCAACGCTGGGCTACAGAGTGTCTGCGTTGGCGGATGAGAACAAGGGGCTGGCCTCCGAGTCGATGTTCTTGAAGAGGAAGGCGGCCGAGCTAGCCAGGTGCATGCTGAAGACGAGGGAGGATCACCGGGTGTGCTTGCTGAGCCGGAAGATTGAGGATCTCCAGGGGCAGATCCACGGGCTCGAGAAGAGGAACAAGGAGTATTACGAGCAACTCGTGAAGCAAGAGGAGAAGGGCGTCCTCGTCTCTAAAGGGACGAGCAAGAGTAGTAAAGGCGGAGAGGAGGTGAACTTGGAAGACTGCTTCCGAGtaggcggtggcggcggcggcgttggTGCTATCAAACTCAGTAAATGCTTTAGCTTCAACATCAAGAAAGTAGATCAGAATGCAGGTGGTGATCTAGACAGCAGAAAGGGTTCTAAGCTGTGGGATAAGGTGAAGAAGTTGGATTTGTTCCAATGTGGCTCTCATTTTGATGCTGCTACCTACTAA
- the LOC131026520 gene encoding ALA-interacting subunit 1-like, translated as MSSDDVSSLPSKKVSRKPIYSRFTQQELPACKPILTPALVIGILICLAIIFIPIGLLALSASENVVEVVDRYDDACIPSTNQKVGFIKDPATNKTCIRSLTVPKKMRKPIYVYYQLDNFYQNHRRYVKSRSDRQLWSPKSESSTNLCDPEGQTGDGKPIVPCGLIAWSLFNDTYALSKNDAALQINKKDIAWRSDRTHKFGPNVYPKNFQNGPLIGGGKLDENIPLSQQEDLMVWMRTAALPTFRKLYGKIETDLEANERITVTIQNNYNTYSFNGKKKLVISTATWIGGKNDFIGRMYMAIGGTSLVLAVIFSLLYVFKPRPLGDPSYLSWNKNPQ; from the exons atGAGTTCCGATGATGTATCCTCTCTACCTTCCAAAAAGGTTTCCAGGAAGCCCATAT attcaagatttaCTCAGCAAGAACTCCCCGCCTGCAAACCGATTCTTACTCCTGCATTG GTCATTGGAATTCTCATCTGCCTCGCCATAATCTTCATTCCAATCGGTCTGCTCGCTCTTTCCGCATCAGAGAAT gTGGTTGAAGTGGTGGACCGTTATGACGACGCGTGCATTCCATCGACGAACCAGAAGGTTGGCTTCATCAAAGATCCTGCAACAAACAAGACCTGCATCAGGAGCTTAACT GTTCCGAAGAAGATGAGGAAGCCAATCTATGTGTATTACCAGCTTGATAACTTCTATCAAAACCATAGGAG ATATGTGAAAAGTAGAAGTGATCGTCAGCTGTGGAGCCCGAAATCCGAGTCTAGCACCAATTTGTGTGATCCAGAGGGGCAGACGGGTGATGGTAAGCCCATCGTCCCGTGTGGGCTCATTGCTTGGAGTTTGTTCAACGACACCTACGCGTTGTCCAAGAATGACGCAGCTCTACAGATTAACAAGAAGGACATCGCTTGGAGAAGCGATAGAACTCATAAATTCGGACCCAATGTCTACCCCAAGAACTTCCAAAATGGCCCCTTGATTGGGGGTGGAAAACTTGATGAGAATATACCT CTGAGCCAGCAAGAGGATCTGATGGTATGGATGAGGACTGCAGCGCTGCCCACGTTCAGGAAACTATACGGGAAGATCGAGACGGACCTCGAGGCAAACGAGAGGATCACAGTGACAATACAGAACAACTACAATACATACTCCTTCAATGGCAAGAAGAAGCTGGTGATCTCAACCGCGACGTGGATTGGTGGCAAGAACGACTTCATCGGCAGAATGTACATGGCCATCGGAGGCACCAGCCTTGTTCTTGCTGTCATTTTCTCACTTCTCTATGTTTTCAAGCCAAG GCCTTTGGGAGATCCCTCCTATCTATCATGGAACAAGAATCCACAATGA